In Desulfuromonas sp. KJ2020, a single window of DNA contains:
- the recN gene encoding DNA repair protein RecN yields MLTDLIIKNFAIIDRLHVTFQPGFNVLTGETGAGKSIIIDAVGLLMGDRARPEVIRTGEDEAQVEAMFNISGRPGIVQRLETEGFEAGEELIVKRLVSRSGKNRIYINGSLAKLSQLEDVASELLTIYGQHEHQNLQRADTHLDLLDRYANLQEEVARYRDIYRDTQELENNRKKLEEAEKERQQRLDLLNYQSREIDRAQLQPGEEESLASERLRLQHAEKVVAATDGGHELLYGMDGSVCEKLGALADRLEGLREVDSGLGALGEAVRNAFYALEDVALQLRDHAGQGGYEEGRQDQVEQRLALLAGLKRKYGATVDEILAYKEKIDHEIEVLKDIDATREVLDKKLTENRARLHEAGQQLSEARRSAGERLREALEHELKDLAMEKARFEMRLFPLSAPGPKGLERGEFYISANPGEEPKPLAWIASGGELSRIMLALKSVAPERNGVSTLVFDEVDAGVGGTAATAVGEKLRRVAQGLQVLCITHLPQVAAFGDRHYRVEKMQQGGRTFTALVPLEGEDRVREMARMLGGAQMTEKTLAHAREMITSSARS; encoded by the coding sequence ATGCTGACCGATCTCATTATCAAAAACTTCGCGATTATCGACCGCTTGCATGTGACTTTCCAGCCCGGCTTTAATGTGTTGACAGGCGAAACCGGCGCCGGGAAGTCGATTATCATCGATGCCGTCGGCTTGCTCATGGGAGATCGGGCTCGGCCGGAAGTCATCCGGACGGGAGAGGACGAAGCCCAAGTGGAGGCCATGTTCAATATTTCCGGTCGGCCCGGGATTGTGCAGCGCCTGGAGACTGAAGGTTTTGAGGCCGGGGAAGAGCTGATCGTCAAGCGGTTGGTGAGCCGGTCAGGAAAAAACCGGATCTATATCAACGGCTCCCTGGCCAAGTTGTCCCAATTGGAGGACGTGGCTTCTGAACTGCTGACCATTTATGGTCAGCATGAGCACCAGAACCTGCAGCGGGCCGATACGCACCTCGACCTTCTGGATCGGTACGCCAATCTGCAGGAGGAGGTGGCCCGTTACCGGGACATTTACCGTGATACCCAGGAACTCGAGAATAACCGGAAGAAGCTTGAGGAAGCCGAAAAAGAACGGCAACAGCGTCTCGACCTGCTGAACTACCAGAGTCGGGAGATTGACAGGGCCCAGTTGCAGCCCGGTGAAGAGGAGAGTCTGGCATCCGAAAGACTGCGTCTGCAACATGCTGAGAAGGTGGTTGCTGCCACAGACGGGGGGCACGAACTCCTCTATGGCATGGACGGGTCGGTCTGTGAAAAGTTGGGTGCTCTGGCTGACCGATTGGAGGGCCTGCGCGAGGTGGATTCGGGGCTGGGAGCCCTCGGTGAAGCCGTGCGCAACGCATTTTATGCCCTCGAAGACGTGGCTCTTCAGCTTCGTGATCACGCCGGGCAGGGAGGTTATGAGGAAGGACGTCAGGATCAGGTGGAGCAACGCTTGGCCCTGCTGGCTGGACTCAAGCGTAAATACGGGGCAACTGTCGATGAAATTCTGGCTTATAAAGAGAAAATCGATCATGAAATCGAAGTTCTCAAAGATATTGACGCCACCCGCGAGGTGTTGGACAAAAAATTGACCGAAAACCGGGCGCGCCTTCATGAGGCCGGCCAGCAGTTGTCCGAGGCCCGTCGGTCGGCTGGCGAAAGGTTGCGTGAAGCCCTCGAGCACGAGCTAAAAGATCTGGCCATGGAGAAGGCCCGTTTCGAGATGCGCCTTTTTCCCCTTTCCGCGCCGGGCCCCAAAGGGTTGGAGCGGGGGGAGTTTTATATTTCCGCCAATCCTGGTGAAGAGCCCAAACCTTTGGCCTGGATCGCCTCAGGCGGTGAGCTTTCCCGCATCATGCTGGCCCTGAAGAGTGTCGCCCCCGAGCGGAATGGTGTCTCTACGCTCGTCTTTGATGAAGTCGATGCGGGTGTCGGCGGGACGGCCGCCACGGCGGTCGGGGAAAAGTTGCGAAGAGTGGCACAAGGGTTGCAAGTTCTTTGCATTACCCACCTTCCTCAGGTCGCCGCTTTTGGCGACAGGCATTACCGGGTGGAAAAGATGCAGCAGGGGGGACGAACTTTTACCGCCCTGGTCCCCCTGGAAGGGGAGGATCGGGTCCGAGAGATGGCCCGGATGCTCGGTGGAGCCCAGATGACCGAAAAAACCCTTGCCCATGCCCGGGAGATGATTACCTCCTCGGCCAGGAGTTGA
- a CDS encoding NAD(+)/NADH kinase — protein sequence MKRIGIYIKRKNPTAVQVAREVSDWLAQRGIEVFFEEGLAAEMGGAQGYPGRSIPAMVNLILVLGGDGTLISVARQVGDLKTPILGVNLGSLGFLTEVTLDELYPVLERVIQGDFTVSDRMMMDVVVLRQGQKVGRFRVLNDVVINKGALARIIDMEASVDDVYLTTFKADGLIISTPTGSTAYNLAAGGPIMSPGLHCLVISPICPHMLTNRPIIVPDESIIRIEVKFQDEDVVFTADGQVGMPLQGGDIVEVRRSKSSTLLVKSPSKDFFQVLRTKLKWGER from the coding sequence ATGAAACGTATCGGTATCTACATTAAACGCAAAAATCCCACTGCGGTGCAGGTTGCGCGCGAGGTCAGCGACTGGTTGGCGCAGCGGGGAATAGAGGTCTTTTTCGAGGAAGGGCTGGCGGCCGAAATGGGGGGGGCCCAAGGCTATCCCGGTCGCAGCATCCCCGCCATGGTCAACCTCATCCTGGTTCTGGGCGGCGATGGCACTCTGATCTCCGTCGCCCGCCAGGTCGGCGATTTGAAAACGCCCATTCTCGGGGTAAACCTGGGGAGTCTTGGCTTTCTTACCGAAGTCACTCTGGATGAGCTTTATCCCGTGCTGGAGCGGGTCATTCAGGGCGATTTTACCGTCAGCGATCGCATGATGATGGATGTGGTCGTTCTGCGCCAGGGTCAGAAAGTCGGGCGTTTCCGGGTCCTCAATGATGTCGTCATCAACAAGGGCGCCCTGGCCCGCATCATCGACATGGAGGCTTCGGTCGACGATGTCTATCTGACGACCTTCAAGGCGGATGGTCTGATTATTTCCACGCCCACCGGGTCCACCGCCTATAATCTGGCGGCCGGCGGTCCTATCATGTCTCCCGGTCTGCACTGTCTCGTTATCTCACCGATCTGTCCCCACATGCTGACCAATCGTCCGATCATCGTCCCTGATGAATCGATAATCCGCATTGAGGTCAAGTTTCAGGACGAGGATGTGGTTTTCACGGCAGACGGACAGGTCGGCATGCCGCTGCAGGGCGGGGACATTGTCGAGGTCCGTCGGTCCAAAAGCAGTACCCTGCTGGTCAAGAGTCCTTCCAAGGACTTTTTTCAGGTTTTGCGTACGAAGTTGAAGTGGGGGGAACGTTGA
- a CDS encoding replication-associated recombination protein A — protein sequence MDLFTHGSEGLKSAPLAERLRPRTLDEMVGQDHLIGEGKILRKLIEADQVASIIFWGPPGTGKTTLAQVIANTTRSRFVFFSAVMQGIKDVREIVQKAREEKAYHGRKTLLFVDEIHRFNKAQQDAFLPHVEKGDIILIGATTENPSFEVNSALLSRSRVFVLQPLSPDDIGVLLTRALQDERWPEGRGRQIAPDALDFLADQAQGDARVALNTLELAVSTAAAEKRITLQLLQEVLQKKPLLYDKGAEEHYNVISAFIKSLRGSDPDGALYWLARMIEAGEDPLFIVRRLVIFAAEDVGNADPRGLQLAVATMQALQFVGMPEGRIPLAQAVTYLATAPKSNASYKGINEALAEVRQSGALPVPLHIRNAPTGLMKELGYGQGYRYAHDYEGGFAPQQHLPDQLQGRQFYRPQDRGYEKMIGERMRHWADLGRPPSTEESRKTAQDDTDKPHKQDTD from the coding sequence ATGGATCTTTTTACCCACGGTTCCGAAGGCTTAAAAAGTGCCCCCCTGGCCGAACGGCTGCGCCCGCGGACACTGGATGAGATGGTAGGTCAGGATCACCTGATCGGCGAAGGGAAAATCCTGCGCAAACTCATCGAGGCCGACCAGGTCGCCTCCATCATCTTCTGGGGTCCGCCCGGCACGGGAAAAACAACGCTGGCCCAGGTCATCGCCAACACGACCCGCAGCCGCTTCGTCTTCTTTTCCGCCGTCATGCAGGGCATCAAGGATGTACGTGAAATCGTCCAGAAAGCCCGAGAAGAAAAGGCCTATCATGGGCGGAAAACCCTGCTTTTTGTCGATGAGATTCACCGTTTCAACAAGGCCCAGCAGGACGCCTTTCTCCCCCATGTAGAGAAAGGCGACATCATCCTCATCGGCGCCACCACCGAAAATCCTTCCTTTGAAGTGAATTCTGCCCTGCTTTCGCGGTCTCGGGTGTTTGTCCTGCAGCCCCTGAGTCCTGACGACATCGGCGTTCTCCTGACACGCGCCCTGCAGGATGAACGCTGGCCGGAGGGACGCGGCCGGCAGATCGCTCCGGACGCTCTCGACTTTTTGGCCGACCAGGCACAGGGGGACGCGCGAGTGGCCCTGAACACCCTTGAACTGGCGGTATCGACCGCCGCAGCCGAAAAACGGATCACCCTGCAACTGCTGCAGGAGGTTCTGCAGAAGAAGCCCCTGCTCTACGACAAGGGTGCCGAAGAGCACTACAATGTCATATCCGCCTTCATCAAGAGCCTGCGCGGCTCCGACCCTGACGGCGCCCTCTACTGGCTCGCCCGCATGATCGAGGCGGGCGAGGATCCCCTCTTCATCGTGCGGCGGCTGGTAATTTTTGCGGCCGAAGATGTCGGCAATGCCGATCCCCGCGGGCTTCAACTCGCCGTCGCCACCATGCAGGCCCTGCAGTTCGTCGGCATGCCGGAAGGACGGATCCCGCTGGCCCAGGCCGTCACCTATCTGGCCACTGCGCCCAAAAGCAATGCCTCGTACAAGGGTATCAATGAGGCGCTTGCCGAAGTACGCCAGAGCGGCGCCCTGCCTGTGCCTCTACATATCCGCAATGCCCCGACCGGCTTGATGAAAGAACTCGGCTACGGCCAGGGATATCGCTACGCCCACGATTACGAAGGGGGCTTCGCTCCGCAGCAGCATTTGCCAGACCAGCTACAGGGGCGGCAATTTTACCGTCCCCAGGACCGCGGCTACGAAAAGATGATCGGTGAAAGGATGCGCCACTGGGCGGACCTTGGCCGCCCTCCCTCGACAGAGGAGTCAAGGAAAACCGCGCAGGACGATACAGACAAGCCGCACAAGCAAGATACTGATTAA
- a CDS encoding M23 family metallopeptidase: protein MSAKRFTLLVIPEGSHRVRRFTLPRRWISLAITCSVLLFLGTSALLFDYVRTHVDRQELQRLRTENRSQQQEIGRLCANIEDLRKEMVVLAQNDAKVRVLAQLSGPRPDALNGMGGAPEDDAATEFSELQRQIDQIREAIELRRESQEEVQGFLNDQRSLMAAKPNGWPVKGWVTSNFGMRNSPFTGKRKMHEGLDIAASTGTTVIATADGIVSRAETAPGYGKMVVIDHGYGFKTLYGHNSKLFVKVGQRVKRGDKIAAVGNTGTSTGTHLHYEVRLNGVPLNPKKYI, encoded by the coding sequence TTGTCCGCTAAACGATTTACACTGCTTGTCATTCCGGAAGGATCTCATCGGGTGCGCCGGTTCACGCTGCCCCGACGCTGGATTTCTCTGGCCATTACGTGTTCCGTCCTGCTTTTTCTGGGCACGAGCGCGCTGCTATTCGATTACGTCAGAACACACGTCGACCGTCAGGAGCTGCAGCGCCTGCGTACCGAAAACCGTTCCCAGCAGCAGGAGATCGGCCGACTTTGCGCTAACATCGAAGATCTTCGCAAAGAAATGGTGGTCTTGGCCCAGAATGACGCCAAGGTTCGGGTGCTGGCCCAGTTGTCCGGTCCCCGTCCCGATGCCCTCAACGGCATGGGGGGAGCGCCGGAGGACGATGCGGCCACGGAATTCTCTGAATTGCAGCGGCAGATCGACCAGATCCGTGAGGCCATTGAACTTCGTCGGGAAAGTCAGGAAGAGGTCCAGGGTTTTCTTAATGACCAGCGCTCTCTCATGGCAGCAAAACCCAATGGCTGGCCTGTCAAAGGCTGGGTGACTTCCAATTTCGGCATGCGTAATTCTCCCTTCACGGGTAAACGCAAAATGCACGAAGGGCTTGATATCGCGGCCAGTACCGGTACGACGGTTATCGCCACTGCCGACGGCATCGTCAGTCGGGCCGAAACCGCTCCCGGTTACGGCAAGATGGTCGTTATCGACCACGGCTACGGTTTCAAAACCCTCTATGGCCACAACTCCAAACTCTTTGTCAAGGTCGGTCAAAGGGTCAAGCGCGGGGACAAGATCGCGGCAGTGGGCAACACGGGGACTTCTACCGGTACCCATCTGCATTATGAGGTTCGCCTCAATGGCGTGCCCCTCAATCCAAAAAAATATATTTGA
- a CDS encoding N-acetyltransferase: protein MIRRARIPDAKSIHKLLIGYAKDGLMLSRSLAEIYETIRDFYVFEEDGEVVGTVSLNICWEDLAEVRSLAVSESSGLKGIGRQLVMACLEEARQLGVRRVFALTYKPGFFEKMGFHLIEKSELPHKIWSDCIKCAKFPECDEIALSIEL, encoded by the coding sequence ATGATACGCCGAGCCAGAATACCGGACGCCAAGTCCATCCATAAACTTTTGATCGGTTATGCCAAGGACGGTCTCATGCTGTCCCGTTCCTTGGCAGAAATATATGAAACAATTCGTGATTTTTACGTTTTTGAGGAAGACGGCGAAGTGGTCGGAACGGTTTCGCTGAATATCTGCTGGGAGGACCTGGCCGAAGTGCGCTCTCTGGCGGTTTCAGAATCCAGCGGTCTGAAAGGGATCGGGCGTCAGCTTGTCATGGCCTGCTTGGAAGAGGCTCGCCAGCTTGGGGTCAGACGGGTCTTTGCGCTGACATACAAGCCTGGATTTTTTGAAAAGATGGGATTTCATCTGATTGAAAAATCGGAATTGCCCCACAAGATCTGGAGTGATTGTATCAAGTGCGCCAAGTTTCCCGAATGTGATGAAATCGCCCTGAGTATCGAACTCTGA